The genomic segment AGTATTCCTTCCATTTGCAACATGCCAGAATTAGAAACCCCCTAAATTAATATTTGTCTCCATCAAGAAAGAAACCAAGAATTGTGCACTACTTCGACTTTCCAGTTAAGCACAAGAGAACGATACATAAACTAAAAACCAAGAATGACGAGTAAagtaaatttaataaaaatttataatatatatttacgCACTCCAAGGTGAAATTCTTTAGTAGACAACagaatgaaatttaaattgCTAAGTCTTTGAGTTGAATTTGCATCAACCCGATACAAAAAGCAAGATTGCTTACAAGACAATACAAGCATCTGGATTCTCTTCGATACTGCGGTGCTGCTGCATATAGTAGTATGTGTTCATCGTGGGGTAATACGGTCTGTATGGCATAGGCATGATTGTGCCGAGGACGGCCGGCTCGGCCTTCTTCTCGCCCTCCTTCTTGGGTTCGTCTTTCTTTGCTTCGTCCTTCGACTCCTCTTTCTTAGGCTCGTCCTTCTTCACCTCTTCCTTTGTCTCCTCTTTCTTAGCTTCTTCTTTCTTCGGCTCCTCTGGCTTTTTTTCCGGTTCTTTGGCTGGACCGACTGAGATTATGTTGGCTGGCCAATTCTTTTTGCGCAGTTTGCTAACAACGGTCACGGGGTCGACAGTCCCGATTACTGTTAGTTTCTTCCCTTTTATGTCGATACAGATTTCATCAATGCCTGTAACAATGGTGAGAACAATTATTACGACACAACAACTTATTTAAGTCTTTCACGGGGAAGATCGGTGAGGTACGACATCGGAAGATCATGCAAGACACATACCAAACTGACGTGATCAAACATTAATAAATGCAACCAGCACACCTAACTTAAAAGTGCGGTATAGAAAACACATGAAAAATGGATGCAAATttctcacaattttcaaatctaCCCTCAGCAGCCTGAGTAGAGATCAACAATTTTGCATCACCACATACAAATTTCTACGGCTGTCAAATTAAGGTTGTTCATATAGACCTAATCGCTCCAAAACATATAAGCAACCCAAAGATGGTAATTATAAAGAGAAACTTGACAAGAACGGTCGCTTTGCATAAAGTTGATCACCCTTTGTTGAAATAAGTGATCACACGAGAAAGTAAAGTCATTCTCAGAGCAGGGGAATGCCAAAACACAGATTTACAGCTATATTATCATCTTCTCGGAAAGGCAGGCAGGGCAACGATTCCGGATTCCGGACCATCCGGTTGAGGCATCTACGCAATCAACAAGTTTACTTTCACTGAAATAACATTTTAAGAAACTTTTCAACTGCAATATTTACTTTCATCACCTCCGAATTCCCATAAAACATCAAAAATTCTCGTATCGAGCTCAAAATTTTGCCTTTCTGACGGTATTGATGATGCTATATAACCAGAACCTTTTCGAGCTATAGTTTCCGTGAGAGTTAATTTGAACTGAAGTACTCGTAATTAAAACAGAGATTTAAAACAGATATTAAAGATTTAGAAGAACTTCAAAATACCAGCAAGAGTGGACACAGTCTTCAAAGCCCTCCTCTTGTCGTCGGCATCTGCCAAATCCAACTTCAGCACAAATTTCtgcaacaaaatataaaaacagATAGCAAAATGTTTAATCTCTAAATGAACAATAAAACTCCAGAATATTAGAAAATAAACAAgcaaaaagaaataaaagaaggCAAGAAATACGATACGCAACTTTCGACGACCGCTCAAAACTACAAAATTATACAGATTCACATAACACACTGCATGACATCGAACCAAAGGTAACAATCTTTTGATGGGAAAAGACCACTGAACTCTACGAAGCGTACGTAACAAGAAagaaacccaaaataaaatgaAGAAATCCCACAAAGAATCCGAACAGAAAGTGAAGAATAATGCAATCAAACCTTCATTTCCTTGTTGGTTTTTCGGATAATATTTCTGCCTGAAAAAGTCGATGGCTCAAGGAACAGGCAGGCAACTCAAAAAAGCAAAAGAGTACAAGTTACAAATAAAGCTTAAAAAGATGGGAAATGAGACTCGGGAGAAATA from the Primulina eburnea isolate SZY01 chromosome 3, ASM2296580v1, whole genome shotgun sequence genome contains:
- the LOC140826578 gene encoding heavy metal-associated isoprenylated plant protein 39-like; protein product: MKKFVLKLDLADADDKRRALKTVSTLAGIDEICIDIKGKKLTVIGTVDPVTVVSKLRKKNWPANIISVGPAKEPEKKPEEPKKEEAKKEETKEEVKKDEPKKEESKDEAKKDEPKKEGEKKAEPAVLGTIMPMPYRPYYPTMNTYYYMQQHRSIEENPDACIVL